The following are encoded in a window of Shewanella psychrotolerans genomic DNA:
- a CDS encoding EAL domain-containing protein — protein MSNNGWCRSIFYFLLFWVIAVPVSAGDLVQRVFSARDGLNNAIVNHISFDEYGYTWLSTEQGLYRVSDTTSRRIDKIKQDIRLSDEYIIFTIPLSKNHLLVSSYANTYLYNLMTDEFVQFGSLELFPDFKKSGLQAITKQKDGSYIFVNYQSEIYRFDYVAMELNFVNALPHDPDIPWRVLAKFNDNQLIVGTSRELQLRDSLGMLRALFPWTETMGLIKTLFEDRAGRIWLGSSNGLYRVYPDSVTVEKVAQMPFYITHMAQDQKGFIWLSGRDGLIKWNPDTLELKQFSDQLKRAADLDYVYDIAVDSNDIIWVGGSGDGLAVIADEPDFSVDNLTRKAPYKLGDEMVWAIYAEDQRVWLGSDKGLIDVDRDLKRSVLITPLGMEVNDSIYTVESMDSEHLLLGSTNGLFIYNKATKQAIRFAQWTGGESSLENKMIFASYKDPLLIDRWWFVTATGLFYWDNGTLEPQSLPVKGTDGVVRKGPLRSIFRSADGKLWLGGENSFGYLDSRGVFFSRSDIFADTNSVIEVSYIQEIDSGVLWLGTSPKGLVEYHPKTGATYMLTKKWELDCSSVYFIEQVPGYRLIGCPNSLVSQDLVSGQLLVIEKQDGLISHELNDGASFYQPSAGLYVGSPDGVGLVDVPLLKNRLTEDGIMLESISVFYENKTDIDLNPPEHKVVHPGSRLISFQLTSLDYLTDTPFELQYRLRREGKSSTVNYLQLNGQSQVNVSGLEAGNYTLDILSEKNGIWSKTPYSYSFSVEDFWWNHSWFKILLVLSLFLVGLYFLIVRQRQLSAFRQLNSALQESEARLRQSLRGSDSELWEWHSDTELFSLENNGGNFPSDAKAMTISMAEFPIFDDDKEKVQQAWFRLINKQDDRFDVDYRYRRSDGSFGWTRVRGRPLEFDSVSGKVKKVAGIYTDITMQRRLEDDVKLLAQAFGNTSEGVLILDADERIRVSNKAAQHILGINAEDLVDRYFSQLVYQTDERSDEIQLLLEQGLSWTGEHDFRAADGTICPVWLNLSTMNDERGVVSHYVAVFSDITERKQTEADLRRLANYDVLTGLPNRSSFSTRLAKTIHKAESTDEKLALIFLDLDRFKNVNDSYGHSMGDALLIEASHRLQSCVADEHTLCRFGGDEFVILLRNMDDIDEINHLCDALIRQIEKPFELYGREFFISTSIGVSLWPDDAKQPEMLIKNADQAMYHAKEEGRGNFQYFSAERNAEALYHLKLEADLRKAIDKQEFELYFQPQIDILKDDKVIGMEALLRWCHPKEGYIRPDIFIKVAESCGLIVDIDRWVLRQACLQGAKWEREFGTGFKLSVNVSAVQFRQPGFILGVQQALADSGMSPNILGLEITEGVLMKELHVAKEHLKALRGLGIDVAIDDFGTGYSSLAYLRSFDVSTLKIDRSFLIDIANNEADQAIVSSIIELARNLKLTVVAEGIETQEQLEQVFSRGCYIIQGYYFAKPMAVSEFEVYLRDRA, from the coding sequence ATGAGCAATAACGGCTGGTGCCGATCTATTTTTTACTTTTTGCTTTTTTGGGTTATTGCTGTACCCGTTTCAGCTGGTGATTTAGTTCAGCGGGTTTTTAGTGCGCGAGATGGACTAAATAATGCGATAGTTAATCATATTAGCTTTGATGAATATGGCTATACTTGGCTGTCTACTGAGCAAGGTCTTTATCGTGTTAGCGATACCACATCTAGGCGTATAGATAAAATAAAACAGGATATCCGTCTCTCGGATGAATACATCATCTTCACTATACCGCTTAGCAAAAATCATCTGTTAGTGAGTAGTTACGCTAACACCTATCTTTATAATTTGATGACAGATGAGTTTGTCCAGTTTGGTAGCCTTGAGCTGTTTCCTGACTTTAAAAAGAGTGGTTTACAAGCCATTACGAAGCAAAAAGATGGCAGCTATATCTTTGTAAACTATCAATCAGAGATATATCGTTTCGATTATGTGGCGATGGAGCTTAATTTTGTTAATGCCTTGCCCCATGATCCCGATATTCCGTGGAGGGTATTGGCCAAGTTTAATGATAACCAGCTTATTGTTGGTACCAGTAGAGAGCTTCAATTAAGAGACAGCTTAGGGATGCTACGGGCTCTGTTTCCTTGGACTGAAACCATGGGATTGATAAAGACCTTGTTTGAGGATCGAGCGGGTCGAATTTGGTTAGGTTCGAGTAACGGTTTGTACCGTGTTTATCCCGATTCCGTCACCGTTGAAAAAGTGGCTCAAATGCCATTTTACATCACGCATATGGCCCAAGACCAAAAGGGGTTTATTTGGTTATCTGGCAGAGATGGTTTGATAAAGTGGAATCCAGATACCTTAGAGTTAAAGCAATTTTCCGACCAACTTAAGCGCGCGGCAGACTTAGATTATGTGTATGACATCGCTGTAGACAGCAACGATATTATTTGGGTTGGTGGCTCGGGTGATGGACTGGCTGTTATAGCCGATGAACCTGATTTTTCTGTGGATAATTTGACTCGAAAGGCACCCTATAAATTGGGTGATGAGATGGTTTGGGCTATTTATGCTGAAGATCAACGAGTTTGGCTTGGTAGCGATAAAGGTTTGATCGATGTCGATAGGGATCTTAAACGTAGTGTACTAATCACGCCATTAGGAATGGAAGTCAATGACAGTATTTATACCGTTGAGAGTATGGATTCAGAGCACCTGTTATTAGGCTCGACCAATGGTCTGTTTATTTATAATAAAGCGACTAAACAAGCGATACGCTTTGCCCAGTGGACAGGGGGAGAATCCTCTTTAGAAAATAAAATGATCTTTGCTAGCTACAAAGATCCACTGTTGATTGACCGATGGTGGTTTGTGACCGCTACAGGTTTATTTTATTGGGATAATGGCACTTTAGAACCTCAGTCTTTACCTGTTAAAGGTACCGATGGGGTTGTACGCAAAGGTCCGTTACGTTCCATTTTTCGTAGTGCGGATGGTAAGTTGTGGCTTGGCGGTGAAAACTCCTTTGGTTACCTTGATAGCCGCGGCGTGTTTTTTTCTCGTAGTGATATTTTTGCCGATACTAATAGCGTTATCGAAGTTAGCTACATTCAAGAGATCGATTCTGGAGTGTTATGGTTAGGCACATCCCCCAAAGGGCTGGTGGAATACCACCCTAAGACAGGGGCTACCTATATGTTGACCAAGAAGTGGGAACTCGACTGTAGTTCTGTCTATTTTATTGAGCAGGTGCCAGGCTATCGTCTTATTGGGTGTCCAAATTCGTTAGTCAGTCAGGATTTAGTTTCTGGTCAATTACTGGTTATAGAGAAACAAGATGGGTTAATCAGTCATGAGTTAAATGACGGAGCCTCCTTTTATCAACCCAGTGCAGGGCTCTATGTCGGTAGTCCCGATGGCGTAGGCCTGGTTGATGTTCCTTTACTTAAAAATCGACTCACTGAAGATGGCATTATGCTCGAATCGATATCGGTATTTTATGAAAATAAAACAGATATTGATCTTAATCCACCAGAACATAAGGTTGTGCATCCTGGCTCGAGACTGATTAGTTTTCAGCTGACGAGTTTAGATTATTTGACCGATACTCCGTTCGAATTACAGTACCGGTTGCGCCGTGAAGGAAAATCTTCAACGGTGAATTATCTGCAGTTAAATGGACAGTCTCAGGTTAATGTGTCTGGTTTAGAAGCGGGCAATTATACCTTAGACATTCTCAGCGAGAAGAATGGCATTTGGTCGAAAACACCTTACTCATACTCATTCAGTGTTGAAGATTTTTGGTGGAATCATAGTTGGTTTAAAATTCTACTCGTATTGTCTTTGTTCCTTGTCGGTTTATATTTTTTGATCGTCAGGCAAAGACAGCTTTCTGCATTTAGACAGCTTAATAGCGCACTTCAAGAAAGTGAAGCCAGATTAAGGCAATCGCTACGTGGCAGTGATTCAGAGCTGTGGGAGTGGCACAGTGATACTGAGCTGTTTAGCTTAGAAAATAATGGTGGAAATTTTCCTAGTGATGCTAAGGCAATGACGATCTCTATGGCTGAGTTCCCCATCTTTGATGATGATAAAGAAAAGGTTCAGCAAGCCTGGTTTCGTCTTATTAATAAACAAGACGATCGTTTCGATGTTGATTACCGTTATCGTCGTAGCGATGGCTCCTTTGGGTGGACTCGGGTGAGAGGACGTCCACTTGAGTTCGATTCCGTCAGTGGCAAGGTGAAAAAGGTCGCAGGTATCTATACCGATATTACCATGCAGCGTCGCTTGGAAGATGATGTAAAGCTGTTGGCACAAGCGTTTGGTAATACATCCGAGGGGGTATTGATTCTTGATGCTGATGAGCGAATTAGAGTTTCTAATAAAGCGGCGCAACATATTTTAGGGATAAATGCAGAAGATCTTGTTGATCGCTATTTTTCTCAATTAGTTTATCAAACTGATGAACGCAGTGATGAGATTCAACTGCTACTCGAACAAGGACTCTCTTGGACTGGAGAGCATGACTTTAGGGCGGCCGATGGCACTATTTGCCCTGTATGGTTGAATCTATCGACTATGAATGACGAGCGTGGTGTTGTTTCTCACTATGTCGCCGTGTTCTCAGATATTACCGAAAGAAAGCAGACGGAAGCGGATCTACGTCGTCTTGCTAACTATGACGTATTAACTGGATTACCTAATCGGTCTTCATTTTCGACTCGACTGGCAAAAACAATTCATAAAGCTGAGTCGACGGACGAAAAATTAGCCTTGATATTTCTCGATTTAGATCGCTTTAAAAATGTTAATGATTCCTATGGCCATAGTATGGGAGACGCTTTGCTGATCGAAGCGTCGCATCGTTTGCAGTCTTGCGTCGCTGACGAGCACACTCTGTGTCGGTTCGGTGGTGATGAGTTTGTTATTTTACTACGAAATATGGACGACATTGATGAGATTAACCACCTATGTGATGCCTTAATCCGTCAGATTGAGAAGCCGTTCGAGCTCTATGGAAGAGAGTTTTTTATCTCCACCAGTATTGGCGTCAGTTTATGGCCTGATGATGCTAAGCAACCAGAGATGTTGATTAAAAATGCCGATCAGGCCATGTATCACGCAAAAGAGGAAGGGCGTGGTAATTTTCAGTATTTCTCTGCGGAGCGAAATGCAGAAGCACTTTATCATCTCAAGTTAGAAGCAGATCTGCGTAAGGCGATCGATAAGCAAGAGTTTGAACTGTATTTCCAACCACAAATTGATATTTTAAAAGACGATAAAGTCATAGGTATGGAAGCATTGCTTAGGTGGTGCCACCCTAAAGAGGGCTATATCAGACCCGATATCTTTATTAAGGTCGCCGAGTCCTGTGGTTTGATCGTGGATATAGACCGTTGGGTATTGAGGCAAGCCTGTCTTCAAGGGGCGAAATGGGAGCGAGAATTCGGGACTGGCTTTAAGTTGTCAGTCAATGTCTCTGCGGTACAATTTAGGCAGCCAGGCTTTATTCTCGGAGTCCAGCAAGCACTAGCCGATTCGGGGATGTCGCCTAACATTCTTGGTCTTGAGATCACGGAAGGCGTGTTGATGAAAGAACTACATGTGGCCAAAGAGCATCTCAAAGCGTTGCGCGGGCTTGGGATCGATGTGGCTATTGATGACTTTGGTACCGGTTATTCGTCGCTAGCTTACCTACGTAGTTTTGATGTGAGCACCCTAAAAATAGATCGCTCATTTTTGATCGATATTGCTAATAACGAAGCCGACCAAGCGATTGTTAGCAGTATTATCGAACTTGCTCGAAACCTTAAGTTAACCGTTGTCGCTGAGGGCATTGAGACTCAGGAGCAATTGGAGCAAGTCTTTAGCCGTGGTTGTTACATTATTCAAGGTTATTATTTTGCTAAACCAATGGCGGTTAGCGAATTTGAGGTTTATTTACGGGACAGAGCATAA
- the aceF gene encoding pyruvate dehydrogenase complex dihydrolipoyllysine-residue acetyltransferase, which yields MAELKEVLVPDIGGDEVQVIEICVAVGDSIDAEASIITVESDKATMDIPAPFAGTLAELKVAVGDTVSEGSLIAMMTAEAADTTAPAVAEKTPAPAAPAEPVTEAAPVAAPAPAASSASQIIEVTVPDIGDASDVDVIEVLVAVGDSIDVDTGLITLETDKATMEVPAPAAGVVTEMKVSVGDKVSQGSLVLMLQVSGGEAAAPAPAPVAEAASEAAPAETTIEVKEIAVPDIGDASDVDVIEVLVVVGDVIEADQGLITLETDKATMEVPAPFAGKLVSLTVKVGDKVSQGSVIATVETQSAAPAEAVAPQPAAASAPVQAAAAPAASKPPVPHHPSAGSAPKTGAVHASPAVRRLAREFGADLTLVTGTGRKGRILKEDVQAFIKYELSRPKASAATAVAGGAGGLNVIAAPKVDFAKFGEVEEVPLTRIQKISGPNLHRNWVTIPHVTQFDEADITELESFRKQQNELAAKQKTGVKITPLVFMMKAVAKALQQFPVFNSSLSADGESLIKKKYYHVGVAVDTPNGLVVPVVRDVDKKGILELSAELMEISIKARDGKLKAADMQGSCFTISSLGGIGGTAFTPIVNYPDVAILGVSKSEIKPKWNGKEFEPKLMLPLSLSYDHRVIDGAMAARFSVTLSSMLSDIRTLIL from the coding sequence ATGGCTGAATTAAAAGAAGTTTTAGTCCCTGATATTGGTGGGGATGAAGTACAAGTTATCGAGATCTGCGTTGCCGTAGGCGATAGCATAGATGCTGAAGCATCTATCATCACCGTTGAGAGTGACAAGGCGACTATGGATATTCCTGCGCCTTTTGCTGGCACACTTGCAGAACTCAAAGTTGCGGTAGGTGATACCGTATCTGAAGGTTCGCTTATCGCTATGATGACTGCCGAAGCTGCTGATACAACCGCGCCAGCGGTTGCAGAAAAAACACCTGCACCAGCCGCGCCAGCCGAGCCAGTCACTGAGGCCGCCCCCGTTGCAGCTCCTGCACCTGCTGCATCATCAGCGTCACAAATTATCGAAGTTACTGTGCCTGATATCGGTGATGCGTCTGATGTGGATGTGATTGAAGTATTAGTGGCTGTTGGCGACAGTATAGATGTCGATACTGGGCTTATTACCCTTGAAACTGATAAAGCCACCATGGAGGTGCCTGCACCTGCTGCTGGTGTGGTTACGGAGATGAAAGTCTCTGTGGGTGATAAGGTTTCTCAAGGTTCCTTGGTGTTGATGTTACAAGTCAGCGGCGGTGAAGCTGCTGCGCCTGCACCTGCACCAGTTGCAGAGGCTGCATCTGAGGCTGCACCAGCTGAGACCACTATTGAAGTGAAAGAGATTGCGGTGCCCGATATTGGCGATGCATCAGATGTCGATGTGATCGAAGTGCTTGTTGTCGTTGGTGATGTTATCGAAGCTGACCAAGGCCTTATCACGCTTGAAACCGATAAGGCGACCATGGAAGTACCAGCACCGTTTGCGGGTAAATTGGTGTCGTTAACCGTTAAGGTAGGCGATAAGGTTTCTCAAGGCAGCGTTATAGCTACCGTTGAAACTCAGTCAGCAGCACCAGCAGAGGCTGTCGCTCCACAACCAGCGGCTGCGTCAGCGCCTGTTCAAGCGGCTGCAGCACCTGCTGCGAGTAAGCCTCCAGTACCACATCATCCGAGCGCGGGCAGTGCGCCTAAGACGGGGGCTGTGCATGCCTCACCAGCCGTGCGTCGTTTAGCGCGTGAGTTTGGTGCAGACCTGACGTTAGTCACAGGTACTGGTCGTAAAGGACGTATCCTTAAAGAAGACGTTCAGGCGTTCATTAAATATGAGCTAAGTCGTCCAAAAGCTTCTGCTGCTACAGCCGTTGCTGGTGGGGCTGGCGGGCTCAATGTGATTGCCGCACCTAAGGTTGATTTTGCTAAATTTGGCGAAGTCGAAGAGGTGCCACTAACACGTATTCAGAAGATCTCTGGTCCAAACCTACATCGTAACTGGGTGACTATTCCTCATGTCACTCAATTTGATGAAGCCGATATCACAGAGCTAGAATCGTTCCGTAAACAGCAGAACGAATTAGCTGCTAAGCAAAAGACAGGTGTTAAGATCACGCCATTAGTCTTTATGATGAAAGCAGTTGCTAAGGCGCTACAACAGTTCCCTGTGTTTAACTCTAGCTTGAGTGCCGACGGTGAGTCGCTGATCAAGAAGAAGTACTATCACGTTGGTGTTGCAGTTGATACGCCAAACGGTTTGGTTGTGCCCGTGGTTCGCGATGTCGATAAGAAAGGCATTCTTGAGTTATCTGCTGAGTTGATGGAGATCTCTATCAAGGCTCGTGACGGTAAGTTGAAAGCTGCAGACATGCAGGGTAGCTGTTTTACGATTTCGAGCCTAGGTGGCATCGGCGGTACGGCATTTACCCCAATAGTGAACTATCCTGATGTAGCGATTCTTGGTGTGTCTAAGTCTGAGATTAAACCTAAGTGGAATGGTAAAGAGTTTGAGCCTAAGCTAATGTTGCCATTATCTTTATCATACGACCACCGTGTGATCGATGGCGCAATGGCGGCACGCTTTAGTGTGACACTGTCAAGTATGCTGTCCGACATACGTACACTTATTTTGTAA
- the lpdA gene encoding dihydrolipoyl dehydrogenase has product MSNEIKTQVVVLGAGPAGYSAAFRAADLGLETVIVERFSTLGGVCLNVGCIPSKALLHVSKVIEEAKAVASHGVVFGEPQIDLDKLRDYKKSVISQLTTGLGGMSKMRKVDVVNGLAKFTSPNTLEVTGEDGVKVVRFEQAIIAAGSRPIQLPFIPHEDPRIWDSTDALELNEVPGKLLVMGGGIIGLEMGTVYSSLGSEIDVVEMFDQVIPAADKDIVRVYTKKIKKKFNLILETKVTAVEAKEDGIYVSMEGKKAPAEPVRYDAVLVAIGRTPNGKLIDADKAGVKIDERGFINVDKQMRTNVPHIYAIGDIVGQPMLAHKGVHEGHVAAEVISGMKHFFDPKVIPSIAYTDPEVAWVGLTEKEAKEQGIAYETATFPWAASGRAIASDCSEGMTKLIFDKETHRVIGGAIVGVNGGELLGEIGLAIEMGCDAEDLALTIHAHPTLHESVGLAAEVYEGSITDLPNPKAKKKK; this is encoded by the coding sequence ATGAGTAACGAAATCAAAACTCAGGTAGTGGTATTAGGTGCAGGTCCTGCGGGCTATTCAGCGGCATTCCGTGCTGCAGATTTAGGTCTAGAAACAGTGATCGTTGAGCGTTTTAGTACCCTAGGTGGTGTATGCCTAAACGTGGGTTGTATCCCATCGAAGGCGCTACTTCACGTATCTAAAGTGATCGAAGAAGCGAAAGCGGTTGCTAGTCATGGTGTTGTATTTGGTGAGCCACAAATCGATTTAGATAAATTACGTGATTACAAGAAGAGTGTTATTAGCCAACTCACTACGGGTCTAGGCGGCATGTCTAAGATGCGTAAAGTTGATGTGGTTAATGGTCTCGCTAAGTTTACTAGCCCGAATACTCTTGAAGTGACTGGTGAAGATGGCGTTAAAGTGGTTCGCTTTGAACAAGCGATTATCGCTGCGGGTTCACGTCCAATTCAGCTGCCTTTCATTCCTCATGAAGATCCACGCATTTGGGATTCAACCGATGCACTAGAACTTAACGAAGTGCCAGGTAAGCTGCTTGTTATGGGCGGCGGCATCATTGGTCTCGAAATGGGTACCGTATACTCTTCGCTAGGTAGTGAGATTGATGTGGTTGAGATGTTCGACCAAGTTATCCCTGCTGCCGATAAAGATATCGTTCGTGTGTACACCAAGAAGATCAAGAAGAAGTTCAACTTGATCCTTGAAACCAAAGTGACAGCGGTTGAAGCGAAAGAAGATGGTATTTACGTTTCAATGGAAGGTAAAAAAGCGCCTGCTGAGCCAGTTCGCTATGATGCAGTGTTGGTTGCGATTGGTCGTACGCCAAACGGTAAGTTGATTGATGCCGATAAAGCGGGTGTTAAAATTGATGAGCGTGGCTTTATTAACGTCGACAAGCAGATGCGTACTAACGTACCGCACATCTATGCCATCGGCGATATCGTCGGCCAGCCAATGCTTGCGCACAAAGGTGTGCATGAAGGCCACGTTGCTGCAGAAGTGATTTCAGGTATGAAGCATTTCTTCGATCCCAAAGTCATCCCATCAATTGCTTATACTGACCCTGAAGTTGCTTGGGTTGGTCTAACCGAGAAAGAAGCTAAAGAGCAAGGCATTGCTTATGAAACAGCGACTTTCCCATGGGCAGCCAGTGGCCGTGCTATTGCTTCAGACTGCTCTGAAGGTATGACTAAGCTTATCTTTGATAAGGAAACTCATCGTGTTATCGGTGGGGCTATCGTAGGTGTTAACGGTGGTGAACTCCTTGGTGAAATCGGCCTTGCGATCGAAATGGGTTGTGATGCTGAAGATTTAGCGCTTACTATCCATGCTCATCCAACATTGCATGAGTCTGTTGGCTTAGCCGCAGAAGTTTATGAAGGTTCAATTACTGATTTGCCTAACCCTAAGGCAAAGAAGAAGAAATAA
- a CDS encoding patatin-like phospholipase family protein has protein sequence MIRFLVLSLSLCFSITTYAEAIRPKIGLVLSGGGAKGAAHVAVLKVIEDNHIPIDYIAGTSIGAYVGGMYALGYSAEEIEEIMMGANWNAGYSDTIPREALSYRGKQQRDRFNIPINVGYRDEEVQVPNGLLHGQSMSILLQRSTDLVHKFEHFDQLPIPYRAVATDLETSGAVVIDSGSLVDAMQASATVPGALQAAQYKGRIVVDGGIANNMPVDVVKAMGADIVIAVDIGSSLVKRDQLESTVAVLNQLSTMLTNASTERQKQLMTDKDILIRPEVGVLSTTDFTIMPEAFRLGEVATQQQLERLKQLTVTSEQYAAYQAHKDAVSVGWLYNLSQPVVAIRFDNNSRVSEKLLAETLGIAPGEVVDKAKLEKGINNVYALDKFERVNAEFIDTEEGRVMVLQTRAKSWGPNYFQLGFSWEDDFTLDSAVAFDVAYTMTDLTAYGGEWRNELRLGYEKLLSSELYLPLDSDQRYFSRAELGYENKDWTLYEANSLFLELDQVKYHAEMGIGYNYIKEGLVELGLMGDAGYLENAILDGRADFSSYGAYFKFGFDDLDSISFPTSGNRLTVNIYYRREHSPDIFGDDPSETSFQIKADWRGALSVGNHAFVGKASLATVDKERGFSVNVSELGGFLNLSGYHKNALVGPHKLFGAFVYQYDLGRDMLGMTDYPLYVGASIEAGNVWSIRDSVSFDDLIYGGSLYLGTDTPIGPAAVGYGWTDDGENTVFLFLGKNW, from the coding sequence ATGATACGTTTTCTTGTATTAAGCCTTTCCCTGTGTTTTAGCATTACGACTTATGCCGAAGCGATTCGTCCCAAAATTGGGTTGGTTCTCAGTGGCGGTGGTGCAAAAGGTGCCGCTCATGTGGCTGTGCTGAAAGTGATTGAAGATAACCATATTCCAATCGATTACATTGCGGGTACCAGTATTGGGGCTTACGTTGGGGGGATGTATGCTCTGGGTTATAGCGCCGAGGAGATCGAAGAGATCATGATGGGCGCCAACTGGAATGCTGGTTATTCAGATACCATTCCCCGCGAGGCCCTCAGTTATCGCGGTAAGCAGCAGCGCGACAGGTTCAATATCCCCATTAATGTGGGTTATCGGGACGAAGAAGTACAGGTTCCAAATGGCCTATTACATGGTCAGTCTATGTCTATTTTGCTGCAGCGTTCGACGGATCTGGTGCATAAGTTTGAGCATTTTGATCAATTACCTATTCCTTATCGTGCGGTGGCAACCGATCTTGAAACCAGTGGTGCCGTGGTGATCGATAGCGGCAGTCTGGTTGATGCTATGCAGGCATCTGCTACTGTACCGGGAGCACTGCAGGCTGCTCAGTATAAGGGCCGTATCGTTGTTGATGGCGGTATCGCCAACAATATGCCGGTAGATGTGGTGAAGGCTATGGGTGCCGATATCGTCATCGCTGTGGATATCGGTTCGTCCTTGGTAAAACGAGATCAACTGGAAAGCACGGTTGCTGTGTTAAATCAGTTGTCGACCATGTTGACCAATGCCAGTACCGAGCGACAAAAGCAGTTGATGACGGATAAAGATATCCTGATCCGCCCCGAGGTGGGGGTGCTCAGTACCACAGACTTTACCATCATGCCTGAAGCTTTTCGTTTGGGTGAGGTTGCGACGCAGCAACAACTTGAAAGGCTCAAACAACTTACCGTGACCTCAGAGCAGTACGCGGCCTATCAGGCGCATAAAGATGCCGTCAGCGTAGGTTGGCTCTATAACCTTTCGCAACCTGTCGTTGCCATACGCTTCGACAACAATTCTAGGGTGAGTGAAAAGTTGTTGGCTGAAACCTTAGGTATAGCGCCGGGAGAGGTGGTCGACAAGGCCAAGTTGGAGAAGGGGATAAATAACGTTTACGCCTTAGATAAATTTGAGCGGGTTAACGCCGAGTTTATTGATACCGAAGAAGGGCGTGTCATGGTGTTGCAAACCCGCGCCAAGTCATGGGGACCCAATTACTTTCAGCTGGGTTTTAGCTGGGAAGACGACTTCACCTTAGATTCTGCCGTGGCGTTTGATGTTGCCTATACCATGACAGATCTCACCGCCTATGGCGGCGAATGGCGCAATGAACTGCGTTTGGGTTATGAGAAATTACTCTCCTCTGAGCTGTATCTACCGCTGGATTCTGATCAGCGTTATTTTTCCCGTGCCGAATTGGGTTACGAGAATAAAGATTGGACCTTGTATGAGGCGAATAGCTTGTTTTTGGAGTTGGATCAGGTCAAGTATCACGCGGAGATGGGCATAGGCTACAACTACATCAAAGAAGGGTTGGTGGAATTGGGGCTGATGGGCGACGCAGGCTACCTTGAGAATGCCATTTTAGACGGCCGTGCCGACTTTAGTTCCTATGGAGCCTATTTTAAGTTTGGCTTTGATGACCTAGACAGCATCAGCTTCCCGACTTCAGGTAATCGTCTCACGGTTAACATCTACTATCGCCGTGAGCATTCTCCCGACATTTTTGGAGACGATCCATCCGAGACTTCGTTCCAGATCAAGGCGGATTGGCGTGGTGCCCTGAGTGTTGGTAATCATGCCTTCGTGGGTAAGGCCTCGCTGGCGACCGTGGATAAGGAGCGGGGCTTTAGTGTTAACGTGTCTGAGTTAGGCGGTTTCCTCAACTTATCTGGATACCACAAGAATGCCTTAGTCGGGCCGCACAAGCTATTCGGTGCCTTCGTCTATCAATACGATCTTGGGCGCGACATGTTGGGCATGACTGATTACCCTCTCTATGTGGGGGCTAGTATTGAGGCGGGTAATGTCTGGTCTATTCGAGACAGTGTCAGCTTCGACGACCTTATTTATGGTGGCAGCCTCTATCTGGGGACTGATACTCCAATAGGTCCTGCAGCAGTCGGTTATGGCTGGACAGACGACGGCGAAAATACTGTCTTCCTGTTTCTGGGTAAGAACTGGTAG